The following proteins come from a genomic window of Enterococcus gilvus ATCC BAA-350:
- a CDS encoding alpha-ketoacid dehydrogenase subunit beta, with translation MTRRVTFMKAINEGLEQAMEKDDRVILLGEDIAGGAEVKHLEDKNEDAWGGVFGVTKGLMPKFGRERVIDTPISEMGYMGAAVGAAATGLRPVPELMFNDFIGFCLDTILAQGSKMRYMFGGKAKIPMTVRTCHGAGASAAAQHSGSYYGMLGSIPGVKVVVPSNPYDAKGLLLSAIEDDNIVIFSEDKTLYGLKGEVPEDYFKVEIGKAKVKREGKDLTIVTIGKMLYVALEVADKLEKQGIETEVIDLITVAPWDQETVLTSVKKTGRLIVIDEASPHNNTATDISSVVADKAFDYLDGPVKCICAPNTPVPFAANLEKLYLPNAEKVLNSAAEIIDDLKK, from the coding sequence ATGACAAGACGAGTAACTTTTATGAAGGCTATCAATGAAGGCTTAGAACAAGCGATGGAAAAAGACGATCGGGTTATTTTACTTGGTGAAGATATCGCAGGAGGAGCTGAAGTTAAGCATTTAGAAGATAAAAACGAAGATGCTTGGGGTGGCGTGTTTGGTGTAACTAAAGGACTGATGCCTAAATTTGGACGAGAAAGAGTCATCGACACACCCATTTCGGAAATGGGCTATATGGGAGCTGCGGTCGGAGCTGCAGCAACTGGTTTACGCCCCGTTCCAGAGCTGATGTTTAATGATTTTATCGGCTTTTGTTTGGATACAATTTTAGCGCAAGGATCAAAAATGCGTTACATGTTTGGTGGGAAGGCGAAAATCCCAATGACTGTGAGAACCTGTCATGGTGCTGGTGCCAGTGCGGCTGCGCAACACTCTGGGTCTTATTATGGAATGCTGGGATCAATCCCAGGCGTAAAAGTTGTGGTCCCTTCAAATCCATACGATGCCAAAGGGTTACTATTATCGGCTATAGAAGATGACAACATTGTTATTTTTTCGGAAGATAAAACCTTGTATGGTTTAAAAGGGGAGGTTCCAGAAGACTATTTTAAAGTTGAGATTGGCAAAGCAAAAGTAAAAAGAGAAGGAAAAGACCTAACCATCGTCACAATTGGAAAAATGCTCTATGTAGCATTGGAAGTGGCGGATAAATTAGAAAAACAAGGAATCGAAACAGAAGTGATTGATCTAATTACAGTTGCACCGTGGGATCAAGAAACAGTCTTAACTTCTGTGAAAAAAACCGGGCGTTTAATTGTTATTGATGAAGCGAGTCCCCATAACAATACGGCGACTGATATTTCTTCTGTTGTAGCAGACAAAGCTTTTGATTATCTCGATGGACCAGTTAAATGTATTTGTGCGCCGAATACGCCGGTTCCTTTTGCAGCGAATTTAGAAAAATTGTATTTACCAAATGCCGAGAAGGTTTTAAACTCTGCAGCAGAAATTATTGATGACTTGAAAAAATAA
- the lpdA gene encoding dihydrolipoyl dehydrogenase — MTIYDLIVIGAGPGGYVAAIRAAQRGKKVIVIEKKAVGGTCLNVGCIPSKSYLQHAHWLLAAEEASHYGFVKKTGSVDFKKMVQRKDQVVHTLQGGIKHLFQANQVTYIEGEVSEIGGTTVKVDGQTVTGKDILLATGGQPFVPPIDGLDTCEYLTTDTFFSMKELPKKLAIIGGGVIAVELAFAMRPLGVEVALIEVASDILLTEENDARSVIKKKLKSLGIDIVTQAKIKRIKENEIELSDVKITYDRLLIAAGRKPNLALAEKLGVQLDPAKRFVQVDTYYQTSVPHVYAVGDLIGGYQLAHAASAEGLKAIDAICGDPSSPVDMSNIPRCLYTDPEVASFGLSEEEARELYEVDVKKVLFSGNGKGIAAGETEGFVKIISDKKYHQILGVVLVGSHATEMIHTLLAVKVSEGTVEEIANMVFAHPTLSEVIGETANGLLGKAIHG, encoded by the coding sequence ATGACTATTTATGATCTCATTGTGATCGGAGCAGGTCCAGGTGGATATGTTGCAGCAATCCGAGCGGCACAAAGAGGGAAAAAAGTTATTGTGATTGAAAAAAAAGCGGTGGGAGGTACCTGTTTGAATGTGGGATGCATTCCATCAAAAAGTTATTTGCAACACGCACATTGGCTTCTGGCTGCTGAAGAAGCAAGCCATTATGGATTTGTAAAAAAAACTGGAAGTGTTGATTTTAAAAAAATGGTTCAGAGAAAGGATCAGGTAGTTCATACATTACAAGGTGGCATTAAGCACCTCTTTCAAGCTAACCAAGTTACGTACATCGAAGGAGAAGTATCAGAGATAGGCGGGACAACTGTCAAAGTAGATGGCCAAACGGTTACTGGTAAAGATATTTTACTGGCCACAGGCGGACAGCCATTTGTACCGCCAATTGATGGATTAGATACTTGTGAGTACTTAACAACGGACACTTTTTTCTCTATGAAAGAGTTACCAAAAAAGCTGGCTATTATTGGTGGAGGAGTGATCGCCGTTGAATTGGCTTTTGCTATGAGACCTTTAGGAGTGGAAGTGGCATTAATAGAAGTTGCATCAGATATATTGCTGACCGAAGAAAATGACGCAAGAAGCGTGATTAAGAAGAAGCTAAAAAGCTTAGGTATAGACATAGTTACTCAAGCTAAAATCAAACGAATTAAGGAGAATGAAATAGAATTATCCGATGTAAAAATAACTTATGATCGCTTGTTGATTGCTGCAGGAAGAAAGCCCAACTTGGCTTTGGCGGAGAAACTTGGTGTTCAATTAGATCCGGCGAAACGCTTTGTACAAGTAGATACGTATTATCAAACAAGTGTGCCTCATGTGTATGCTGTGGGTGACTTGATTGGCGGATATCAATTGGCTCATGCAGCAAGTGCTGAAGGCTTAAAAGCAATTGATGCAATTTGTGGCGACCCATCATCACCAGTAGACATGTCAAACATTCCACGCTGTTTGTACACCGATCCAGAAGTAGCAAGTTTTGGGTTGAGCGAAGAAGAAGCAAGGGAATTATATGAAGTCGATGTAAAAAAAGTTCTATTCTCGGGGAACGGAAAGGGGATCGCCGCAGGAGAAACAGAAGGATTTGTGAAAATCATTAGTGATAAAAAATATCATCAGATACTTGGAGTTGTGTTAGTTGGAAGTCATGCCACTGAGATGATTCACACATTGTTAGCAGTTAAAGTGTCAGAAGGAACGGTAGAAGAGATAGCAAATATGGTATTTGCACACCCAACTTTGTCAGAAGTAATTGGAGAAACAGCCAACGGTTTGCTTGGAAAAGCAATTCATGGATAA
- a CDS encoding thiamine pyrophosphate-dependent dehydrogenase E1 component subunit alpha has protein sequence MAKENVSTEKAQWILKTMYDIRNFEDEVHRIFTTGEIPGFVHLYAGEEAIATGVCAHLTDDDYITSTHRGHGHCIAKGCDLNGMMAEIYGKETGLCKGKGGSMHIADIDKGMLGANGMVGGGFPIAVGAGLRNKYLKTKDVAICFFGDGAANEGTFHEGINMAAIWNLPVVFVNENNSFAEATPQWYSSGSKTIGERAAAYGIPGETVDGKDLIAVYEAAGRAIERARSGKGPTLLECVTYRNYGHFEGDEQKYKNDAGKEKKIADVDCITAFKDYALKQKVLTEKEVNEIAKASTEDIQAAITFAQESSVPRPEALFEDVYA, from the coding sequence ATGGCAAAAGAAAACGTATCAACAGAAAAAGCACAATGGATTTTAAAAACAATGTACGATATTCGAAATTTTGAAGATGAGGTTCATCGCATTTTTACAACAGGTGAAATTCCAGGATTCGTTCATCTATACGCAGGGGAAGAGGCTATCGCAACTGGTGTATGCGCACATTTGACAGATGATGATTACATTACGAGTACCCACAGAGGTCATGGACACTGTATTGCCAAAGGGTGCGATCTTAATGGCATGATGGCAGAAATTTATGGAAAAGAAACTGGGTTATGTAAAGGTAAGGGCGGTTCTATGCATATCGCTGACATTGATAAAGGAATGTTGGGGGCGAATGGCATGGTTGGCGGAGGATTCCCTATCGCAGTTGGAGCCGGGTTACGGAACAAATACTTAAAAACGAAAGATGTTGCGATTTGTTTCTTTGGGGACGGGGCAGCGAATGAAGGAACGTTCCATGAAGGAATAAATATGGCGGCAATTTGGAATCTACCCGTTGTATTTGTAAATGAAAACAATTCTTTCGCGGAGGCGACTCCACAGTGGTACTCATCTGGTTCTAAAACGATTGGAGAACGTGCTGCGGCATATGGCATACCAGGGGAAACGGTAGATGGGAAAGATTTAATCGCAGTTTATGAAGCAGCAGGGAGAGCCATCGAGCGGGCGCGTTCTGGAAAAGGACCGACATTGTTAGAGTGTGTCACATATAGAAATTACGGACACTTTGAAGGGGACGAACAAAAGTATAAAAATGATGCAGGGAAAGAGAAAAAGATTGCTGACGTGGATTGCATTACTGCTTTTAAAGACTATGCCTTAAAACAAAAGGTATTGACTGAAAAGGAAGTCAATGAAATCGCTAAAGCTTCAACTGAAGACATCCAAGCAGCAATCACTTTTGCTCAGGAAAGTTCAGTTCCGAGACCGGAAGCGCTGTTTGAAGACGTATACGCATAA